ATGAAATCGTGTAACTTTTGCAGTTTTTATATTTGAGTGATTAATTATGCTGTTGCAATACTTGCAATCATGTTGTGCATTATAAAAGAATAATTATAAGCCTGTAGCTACGCATCAAAAGCAATAAATCAATTCGCATAGCTAGCAATGTCAGGGCATAAATTTTCGCTTGTCTTCCATAAATAACGACCAAAGAGAAAGTTAGACCAACGGAAAGCACTAAATTGCATATCTCAGAGATGCATGCTGAGTGGGATGCATCTATTTCTGAGCCGCTTACACGTAATTGAATAAAATACCTTAGCTTAACTTAACTGTGAATTGGTAACCAACTGCTAAGTGTTCCAAACATTACTTTATCCTCATATCATTATGTAGAGACTTAGTAGAGTCCCAACTCTGTCCATTGCTCTACCATGATCTTTAGAAGTTTCGTTTcatgaatacctacatagtttTTTCATCAACTTATGGCAGAAATTTCAGTACGAGTAGTAACTTAAAATTTGAACCAGTTCAGGCCATTCGAGCCCAATTGTTACACGTTGCGTAACAACGCGATATTGTGTCAATCACGAAAGTTCGCGGATATCTCGTGACATGGCGCGATATtagattgcataagataaagGCTGTTCGGTTTTATTGATCACTCACGTGTGGATATCCCATGTGGAGCTTTATGTTTAACAACCTCTTTACACCGATACGGTTTCACACCTATTGTTTAGATTAGGTAATCTGCATGATTAGATTCCGTGAAGCTCTATTGTAAGTTATAGTAGGTAATGGTCAATTCTAACCATAAGCATATGTATGACCAACTCATCTGAAGTTTTCAATGCGTATTGGTTCATATAATTTTCAGTTTCAAAAGCTTCGGCATCAAATATTTTTCAgggacttttttgtttttcattaagTTTATTAAATCAATTCAATCAGGCTATACCTATTTGCTACCACATAGCACGAGCGATCTTTCGATTCCCATCACCTATTCTATAAAATGTCATGCTTCTCACACTTCGCAGAATCTTCTAAATAATAGGTGTCCATGTTCCAACTATCATTACAGTTTTTCAACGTCCTCAACAAAAAGCAGACATGAGTGCAGATCCAGTTCACCCTTGGCTGGTTCAGTTGAATGGGCTCACGAACGCTGTGTTTGCGCTAAATAATTGGACTGCAtgaaatgaaacaaataatgacTGCAGCCGATAATACATTTGTAACGGCAGAATCCGAGATGATTCATTCTGCGTCGTACCGCTACTCGAGGATCCGGCGGCAACGGACCGCGACAGTCTGGGAGAACAGCTATTTCAGTTGTTTAAGTTTCCTGGGAATTAGGTTAAAGAAAATACCGATTGTGTTACAATACTcaatactataataatattaagggCCTGCTCCGACTTCCaaacaaatgtaaaaaaacttCGACAATGTCTCTACCAAAGTAGAGCACTTAAGTTTTACAGAACCTATAAATTACATAGTAACagcataaatattgtaaaactcaAAGCAAATAAAAAGGCGACGTCCTAATTTTTACCACGAAACAAAAGGATTAACTCTACCTTTCCAAAGTTAGACTAATAAAAAGTGGCATTAATCGAGGCTCTACTTAAAATACGTGGTGAGGTGACAGAAGCTTGCAAATGATTCATTACTTCTAAGTAGGTATGCTCCACTTACCGTTGTTTACAAACCAAAAATTAGTGCTCTTAGGAggataggtttttttaagtAGATTTTTTCATTTGCTAGACATTCCCAAAAGGCTGCTCTCCTTTATGTAAATAAACGCACTTACTTAGTGTCTGAAAAAGTTTTGTCCTCATGTTTAAAATCCACTTATGCTTACTTTCCAGCGTCTATTGTTACAACAAACTGCATCTAACTACTTACCTATTCAAAACCCTGATTACATCTGCGAGACAAAGGCAGACCTAAGGAAAACCCATGCAATGCATCACTGCAACACAATTCGTCCAGAGGCCTATGCACCTACTTTCTCCCAACTATCTCATTATACGTCTGCACTCTGCTCATAGCTTAGAAACCTAAACATGATATGACTGCAATAAAAGCTGGAAAGCTAAATTATTGTAAGTAAGTAGATAAATGTCCGCTTTCTTCGTTCGAGATTACATGAACGGTTAAGCTGCAACTTTAGCAGCAAATACAACAGTCTGAATTATGAATTTCTGATTCTGATATACTTACCCACATAACTACAATGATAACTAGTGGATTAATACGGACTTCTCATTATtcacaataatttattatcGCGTTACTGTAAATTGGATCTGTACATAACATTGAAGTCATTTAATTGATATTGATCGGAGTAATATTCCAAATCACCAGAAATGACGTAGAATAGTTCTAATGATTCAAAGAACACTCAAATGTTGATTTAAACTGACCGTCACTATAATTGATACTTTCTTTTTAAGACTAAggtttaattaatgaaatacaAGTTGTCATACTAAATACGCAATATTAGACTACTTACAAGACGAATGCGCACGCGCCGACGCGGTCCACTGCAGATGTGATTATACGAATGAGATAACCATTTCTCGAAACTGAGACGAGTTACATGAAAACTAACAATTATTGCACTTTCCATCACCTGTGATTACATGAACATTTGGAATAAAAAAGACAGGCAGTAATTATAAACAAAAGTAAGCTAGCTTGAGCCGCCCCGAACACTATAGTTcattagttatttttatattttgcttcaataaaaaacaacaatttttctttaaaaacaaccaacgggatttaaaaaataaagcaacTGCCGCCTtcctatttattaaataattactaACTTAAATCCAGATCAATggtaaatcaaaataattaattttttttagaaatatacaGTTAAGTAGGAAACTAAGATGCAGACGAAGACAAAAAAGAACGGAAAAAGACAGCAATACTTTCGTGAccgtaaaattttcaacttcTGAAGAAAATACTCGGCTGATGAAAAGAAAAATTCCTAAAAAGTCAAAGATAAACTGTTGAAAGCGTTTTGTACACAAAAAATCTTATCGTGACTCACAAGTAATAATCGAGCGGTGTCGTGTGATATACCGTCACTGAGATGCGTCAGGACTTTTCTTACTTCTTGCATGCTTTGGTAATTGCACCATGCACGAACGAGTGCGCGTACTGCGCGTGTAACACAGACGTTACTCGCTAGCTGGTATTTGTCTCTCATGTATGTGTATTAGGGTGTCCCataattttcaaagttttaaatttgtaacgcataggtcttagttttgttcgtttgcctctaaaacactcagaaataaatttttactttatttggagtacgataacccgtgccgacttgcatcgaaacatgttgcgcggcagtagcggtgcgGCGGCGGTTAATCATCACGACCAACTTACCAGCTCTCATgaaagccttaaggaactcttgacatccactttccaaaaggtatatgagagtgttgacaaattgatttccaaagcagccttgagcaagtttagtcaaAATCTTTGTTACTTCATgtcagaagaaattgccgttttatcactctttgatgatgaaggtaatgaacaaacaccgtcaatactgtagtaaaagtacaaagagagagtatgtatgattctgggaagatatacattccatctgaagaaggtatgataatttctatggtaaataggactagtactaatttttttatcatgtttttaatgaattgataataatactgccttatttattgttgctggaaaccCATTGAGTGATTTAGTGTCTGTCAagactatacatttattttttccattgaaaattgataagaaTTTTCCCCTGAGACCCATTTCTAAATGAGATgaagatgttgcctatttaaaagcaaaaaagtgctttctttaagggtagttaatgatacagctgagagagctataaagcttatgcaagatATACATTgtttgatcactgcaaaggaagagaaaaagctatttttgctaggcacagtgtagcaaaaatcaggccaatattcaggagcatggaaatctgtatccagaatgtaaaaaagggaccctcaaaggtaaaatatattgtctgatatcttctttatataaatattttataaaatttaaatattttaatcgatTAAGCTACATAACCAAAGGGGTAAAACCAGCATTTTTAAAAATCTTCAGAGctcagtcggcacgggttaatgttgacataggaagatgaaattttgtatttaactaaGTCTGAGTAGTACTAAAAGAAATagagggtatgcatttcaatatcaaaaaaaaaatttttttcggccATTTATGGGACACCCTAATGTGTATCCATTATTACAGGAGTCAGGGACGGAGATGCTGCCTCGCACCCACTACGGCACATTCTACGATGGAGAAGCTTACCTCATCTACTCCTCTTCGCTTTCTGGACAACCTGCTGGGCCGGATGTCATTGTAAGATTGAACTAAcccaaaacaaataattaaaatgcgATTTGAACAGTATAATATCACAGTAGATTTTTATTATCTAAAGGTGCAGTGCAGTGACCCCCACGGTTTAAGAGGCTCTACTTATAGAACGAACTAATTAGTAATAGTGCATGTTATTCTTTTCTCTACCATAAAAATTTATTGACGTGAGATGTTTATAATAGAGTATTGCCACCATATTACCGTCATCACATCATAACACAAGTAGATAAAAGATCTCGGTACACTCAGAGGGGTCCGTTAATACAATCTTGAAGCATCAAATTGATTTATCCATCATACAATGTCTAACAGCGTCgcgaaataaaagaaaacgGCAGCGGCGAATTCGCCGAGCGCCACATCCACGCTTGGGCCGGCGAGCGCAGCGGCGCACTGGCCGCGCTGGCGCTGCGCCGCGGCACGCAGCTCGCGGCGCACCTCGGCGGGCCCGTCGTCGTGCACCGCGAGACCTCCACCAAGGAGACGCCCAGACTCCTTTCCTACTTCCGAGATGGGATTCGGTAAGTTCGTAACACAATCGCTGAAAATCTGTAGGTAAGAACCAAAATTAAATTCTTTACTGTGTATTTTACATGCTCTTTTGTGACCATTCATGGGGTGCATGCCCATATCCACGACTGGGCAGCACTTGTacctctgtctgtctgtcagtaGGGCACATTGAAGGTGGTGTCAGAGTTAGATTAGCCGCCCGTTTACATTCTAAAATAGCTGCGACCGCAGCTGTATGGAAAGAGAGGATCTCGTTCTCTTACTTTTACTTACCCccagtaataaaatgtcactgGCTGATGATGATTTTGGGGTATCCTGTAGGTATGTCAtctaatagaaaaatatttgactCAAAAATGCACCTCAATTCCAGGATCCTACGCAGCGGCAGCGGCATTCTCAACGGCGGCGCGCGGCTGTACcgcgtgcgcgggcgccggcCGGTGCTGCTGCAGCTGGAGCCGGTGTCGTGGGCGCAGCTGGCGGCCGACGGCGTGTTCGTGCTGGATACAGCCGCGCTGCTCGTGCTGTGGCTGGGCCGCGCGGCTAACTTGGTGGAGAAGATCTTCGGGGCTAAGGTATGACGATATCAACGGCGGCGCGCTTCTGTACCTGCAGCTGGAGCCGGTGTCGTGGGCGCAGCTGGCGGCCGACGGCGTGTTCGTGCTGGATACAGCCGCGCTGCTAGTGCTGTGGCTGGGACGCGCGGCTAACTTGGTGGAGAAGATCTTCGGAGCTAAGGTATGACGATATCAACGGCGGCGTCCTTCTGTACCTGCAGCTGGAGCTGGTGTCGTGGGCGCAGCTGGCGGCCGACGGCGTGTTCGTCCTGGACACCGCGGCGCTGCTCGTGCTGTGGCTGGGACGCGCGGCTAACTTGGTGGAGAAGATCTTCGGAGCTAAGGTATGACGATATCAACGGCGGCGCGCTTCTGTACCTGCAGCTGGAGCCGGGGTCGTGGGCGCAGCTGGCGGCCGACGGCGTATTTGTGCTGGATACAGCCGCGCTGCTCGTGCTGTGCATGAAGGGGGAGAGTGGCAAAGAGGGACAAATGGACGAAGAATAAAGAACTTGTAGAGAGTCAAGCATTGcgcgcggtggagtgcaatctgccctaggcagccgcaattccgcgcgcatctctcaagattcggccacaataaccgcgaggttggtatggccatgggtggtggtgggatttGCTCGTGCTGTGGCTGGGCCGCGCGGCTAACTTGGTGGAGAAGATCTTCGGGGCTAAGGTATGAGGTATGATCAACGGCGGCGCGCTTCTGTACCTGCAGCTGGAGCCGGTGTCGTTGGCGCAGCTGGCGGCCGACGGCGTGTTCGTGCTGGATATCACGGCGCTGCTTGTGCTGTGGCTGGGACGCGCGGCTAATCTGGTGGAGAAGATCTTCGGAGCTAAGGTATGACGATATCAACGGCGGCGCGCTTCTGTACCTGCAGCTGGAGCCGGTGTCGTGGGCGCAGCTGGCGGCCGACGGCGTGTTCGTGCTGGATACCGCAGCGCTGCTCGTGCTGTGGCTGGGACGGGCGGCTAACTTGGTGGAGAAGATCTTTGGGGCTAAGGTATGACGGACAATATCAACGGCGGCGCGCGGCTGTACcgcgtgcgcgggcgccggcCGGTGCTGCTGCAGCTGGAGCCGGTGTCGTGGGCGCAGCTGGCGGCCGACGGCGTGTTCCTGCTGGACACAGCCGCGCTGCTAGTGCTGTGGCTGGGACGGGCGGCTAACTTGGTGGAGAAGATCTTTGGGGCTAAGGTATGACGGACAATATCAACGGCGGCGCGCTTCTGTACCTGCAGCTGGAGCCGGTGTCGTGGGCGCAGCTGACGGCCGACGGCGTGTTCGTGCTGGATACATCCGCGCTGCTAGTGCTGTGGCTGGGCCGCGCGGCTAACTTGGTGGAGAAGATCTTTGGAGCTAAGGTATGACGATTTCAACGGCGGCGCGCTTTTGTACCTGCAGCTGGAGGCGGTGTCGTGGGCGCAGCTGGCGGCCGACGGCGTGTTCGTGCTGGACACCGCGGCGCTGCTAGTGCTGTGGCTGGGACGCGCGGCTAACTTGGTGGAGAAGATCTTTGGGGCTAAGGTATGACGGACAATATCAACGGCGGCGCGCGGCTGTACcgcgtgcgcgggcgccggcCGGTGCTGCTGCAGCTGGAGCCGGTGTCGTGGGCGCAGCTGGCGGCCGACGGCGTGTTCGTGCTGGACACCGCGGCGCTGCTAGTGCTGTGGCTGGGACGCGCGGCTAATCTGGTGGAGAAGATCTTTGGGGCTAAGGTATGACGATATCAACGGCGGCGGGCTTCTGTACCTGCAGCTGGAGCCGGTGTCGTGGGCGCAGCTGGCGGCCGACGGCGTGTTCGTGCTGGACACCGCGGCGCTGCTAGTGCTGTGGCTGGGACGGGCGGCTAATCTGGTTGAGAAGATCTTCGGGGCTAAGGTACGTAGCGATAAAAGCGAAATATAGACTAGCGAAAATCTACGGAAGAACGATTGCTGAATGATTGATTGATGAAAACAAATAGCAAAGTAAATCCCAAAAATCGCGGGGATTACCAGAAAGGTTCATAATTTAAAGTGTGATGATGTCTATGGGAGAACTGGCTTCAATTTAATTGGTGGAGCCATAACGCTGCAACCGCTGATTAGGAACAATAAATAGTGTTTAATTAACCTATCTACCTATCatttttcagcagtggaccatTCTGCACTCGCTATGAAACTAAGGCAAGCTAAATTCTTTTGTCTGCAGATAGCTTACCGCATGGCCCGCGGCTCTGAAAAGGGCATAACGGCTCGTCGAATCGCGATCGCGCACGACGGCTACGAGCAAACGCTACCTCTTGGGGACCGCACTCTCCTAGACACTTTGCTAGAGCTGCGCTCGCGCTCCGTCCGCCCCGCCGCACCCCCCGCTGACCCCCCGCGTCCTGCCCGTCTCTACCGCGTCACGCAACCGCAGCGCGTCTCGCTCGTCACTATGCCCTCGCAGAGGCCCGCTGCTCGCTTGGAAGAGGTCAAGAGAGCGCCGCTGTACAGAGCTGACATGGCTGATGATGTGAGTACtctactacccgttcgcgctaagtttgccggtccgtggaatgcgcgtcccctcctccaaccgcgatgaaacgcaattagttagtgattaaacgcaattaatgtgtcttattttacggaAATACgtaatttttatcaatattattaaataaaaaatattttttttagtttgccatagttatagacgcttcccttcgcgtgacgtcatatcgccagcagcaaacttatcgcgaacggatagtataCAGGTGTAGAATTAAGTTCGACACAAAGTAATCTAAGCAACTCTTCTTCATGTTTTCAGGGCGTTTACGTAGTGGACAGCGGCGTCCGCGGCGTTTGGGCCTGGGTCGGGCCTAACGTGaccggcagcggggcggcgcgCGGGGCCTTAGCAGCAGCCCGAGGCCTCGCCCGCGCCCGGCGCTACTCGGGACCAGTGTCGCTGGTGCCGGCTGGCAGGGAACCTCTGGAGTTTGCTGCTATGTTCCGCGCGTGGCGCTGGTGTGACGCTCGCCGTGACATTCGCCTGAGAGCTGCGCGGTCTGCTACCACGCGCTTGGATGCCGTCAGCCTCGCTACTAACTCTTGGCTTGCTGCTGAAGTAAGGAATTgaagttcatttatgaaaatccAATACTTCACGCAGTTCGTCAgcgtaaaattattaaatggaTGTGTTACTTTTTTTGCCCGCACTGAGATTCGCAATCCTAGGTCCTGGACTCTGAGAGGTCTTACCAGGCGGTGGTTTTACCAATAGACCATAGAGACGGCCCAATCACGGGACAGAAAGATGATCGAAATTCCTTGCCAATTTACTCCCTATTTTTAAGACTAGAGCACTTGGCCATGAGTAGCAAGAAACTCTCACTTCGTCTCCAGGCTCAGCTCCCAGACGACGGGTCCGGCGCGCTCCGGGTTTGGCGTGTACGCGGGGAAGACGAGGCAGGCGCGGGCGCAACCCTGGCCGAGGTGGAGCGCCCGCAGGCCGCCGCCTTCTACGATCAAGACTGCTACATCGCGCTCTACACGTATCATGCGCCCACGGGGGACCAGTCCATACTTTACTACTGGATGGTAAGTCGTTTTGGCACTGCGTCAATATGAGGTCTGTTGCCTTGAATGGAGCCTGCCAGACGACAGGTGTGGCGCATGGCGAGGACGAGGCGGGCGCAGGCGCTGCCCTGGCCGAGGTGGAGCGCCCACAGGCCGCCGCTTTCTACGATCAAGACTGCTACATCGCGCTTTACACGTATCACGCGCCCACGGGGGACCAGTCCATACTTTACTACTGGATGGTGAGTCGTTTTGGCACTGCGTCAATATGAGGTCTGTTGCCTTGAATGGAGCCTGCCAGACGACCGGTGCGGCGCATGGCGAGGATGAGGCGGGCGCAGGCGCTGCCCTGGCCGAGGTGGAGCGCCCGCAGGCCGCCGCCTTCTACGATCAAGACTGCTACATCGCGCTTTACACGTATCACGCGCCCACGGGGGACCAGTCCATACTTTACTACTGGATGGTGAGTTTTGTGAAGACGTCAATACAAGAGAACCGTTCCTTTGAATGGATAGCCTCCTAAAGAGATTGTTGTGAAACGTGTGAAGACTACATGTCTTACGAAGTCCCCTGTTTATCTGCTTTTTGCAAACAATCGGGAACTTACAAGCCTGGTTTTCTTCCATTTTGCAGGGTGGCTCTTCTCCAAATGATTTGAGGAATTTGGGCGCAAAAGAAGCCAAAGACCTCTACGTGAAGTTGGGGCGTCTTCCCGTCCAAGTAAGTTCAAGATCTTGCATATACCCATTCGATGTATTTATTGTCTTCATGttgtaattatttcattttgtgtCTTCCACCAGGCTTGGATTTATCAAGGCAAGGAACCGGCACACTTCCTTCAAATATTCAAAGGCCGGATGATCACTTACGTTGGTAGCGCCACTGATTACGATCGTAAGTTacattacctacttatatttaaaAGTTTATGTACCGTAGTCTCATTGCCAgattaatgattttattaaataatctgtGCATAGTTTCGATAGTTTTGTCTAGTCGCTGGGCGAGTGGGTAGTCCCATAGCAGGCGCTAAAGCGCGTCTAAGTATTAACCTCGTTCTCGATCAATAGACACGTTTCTTAGCAAAGAAACAGATGACAGCTACTGGCTTTTCACTCGTTTAGAACGATTCACTGGGCCTATTCCGCTTTGATCACCTAGATCCTAGATCAGATCACCCAAATGATTTAAGTGAACTCCaggcgacactttggtgtcctttgatcacgcatggataagatcacctgggtgaagaagtttactttgatcacctaggtcATCTTATCAATGAGtaatcaaaggacaccaaagtgtcgcctGAATAGACCGTATATTTATCATTTTTAGCAACCGGTCGTCGAGTGGTAGCACCTTCCCGCGCCTTGATCCGCGTGTCAGGGCAGTACGCGCGCGAGGCCCGCGGCGTGGAAGTCCGCGGGGGCGGGGGTGGCGGCGCGGGGGGGCGCGGCGCGTGCTACGTGCTGCGGGAGGGCGCGCGCGCGTGGGTGTGGTGCGCCGCCTGCGCTACTGGCGACGAGAGGGAGGTCGCGAAGAACATGGCTGCGGCTGACCACACGCTTGTCATGCAAGGTATGGacatactaaagcccggtctgtgagcacttagaattttgtccaatgaccccaagctctttatcgctcgcgcgtaattatattgctgtcgcgtctgggcgacgggcgcccgcagtgagtgtgcgagcgcgacagttggcggccgtgacgtcacattaaCGCTCTGGTACAAACGGCGACGAGCGGGAGGTCCCGAAGAATATGGCTGCGGCTGACCACACGCTTGTTATGCAAGGTATGGAGACTTACTTATCATTATTGAGTACTTAAAACCAGGGCAGTACGCGCGCGAGGCCCGCGGCGTGGAAGTCCgcgggggcggcggcgcggggggGCGCGGCGCGTGCTACGTGCTGCGGGAGGGCGCGCGCGCGTGGGTTTGGTGCGCTGCCTGCGCTACTGGCGACGAGAGGGAGGTCGCGAAGAACATGGCTGCGGCTGATCACACGCTTGTCATGCAAGGTACGGACATACTAATCATTATTGAGCACTTACAATACATTTCGGTCGATTTAACTGCGGACCTGGCGGCCGTAACGTGACATTGACGCTCTGGTCGTGCTCTGGTACAAACGGCGACGAGCGGGAGGTCGCGAAAAATATGGCTGCGGCTGATCACACGCTTGTTATGCAAGGTATGGAGACTTACTATACAATAATGATTATTGAGTACTTACAACCCGGTCGAATTAACTGCGGACCTGGCGACCGTGACGTCACAATGACGCTCTGGTACGAACGCGGCGATAGCGGGAAGATGTGTGGGTGAGTACGAGAGAGAATCGCATTCCATCGAGGTGCGAAGTTAACGCGGGAGGGCGCGCGCGCGTGGGTGTGGTGCGCCGCCTGCGCTACTGGCGATGAGAGGGAGGTCGCGAAAAATATGGCAGCTGCTGACCACACGCTTGTCATGCATGGTACGGAGAGACTAATCATTTTATTCGAGCGGGAGGTCGCGAAGTACATGGCTGCGGCTGATTATACGCTTGTTATGCAAGGTTTGGAGACTAATCATTATTGAGCACTTACAACCCGGTCGATTTAACTACGGACCTGAACGTCACATTGATGATCTTGTACGAACGGGGCGAACGCCGGGAAATGTGTGGGTGAGTACGAGAGACTAGAGAGTCGCATTCCatcgaggtgcgcagttaactcgaccggatTGTTATAACTTCGACCTTGACCGGATTAAAAACAAAGGCATAATACTTATAACTGTTTCAATAAGCGTCACTGTCCTTTGTTTAAAAGtgttttagttaaaattttgtTGTAAGACTTACCAATATCTTGTTTGTAGGCAAAGAAAAGCCAGATTTCTGGGCAGCTCTCGGCGAACGCCGGCAACTTCTGGTGGCGTCGCCGCTGAAAGAAGTTGAGAAACCCCTCCCGCCTCGTCTCTTCTACGTCTCCCTTGGAGTGCCAGGACAATACTCTTGTAAGTGTAACTGTAAATTGACCCCACTTTCTAGTTAAGCATCATATCACGTCATGCATTTAAAGactataattaacttttaaaaaaaaaaaccgacttcaaatgcgtgaacacaaaaaaaaactaaaaattaaaaatattgcgtataaaaaagttcatccccaattttccacccttgggagtgaaatattttcttcaaattcggatgaaaccacccttttgataatacctattcaacaaaaaaataatcgttcaaattgatttataatcggcggagatattgcgtataaaaaagttcatccccaattttccacccttgggggttgttttttctattattaaatttaaatgggaccacccttgaggtattacctatacgccgaaaaaagatttgttcaaatcggttcataattggtgGAGTTAttgcgtaacaaacatagaaaaaaaaaaacatacgggtcgaattgagaacctcctccttttttgaagtcggttgaaaatgacaCACCCTGCAGCAATATCATTAAGATAATGAAggataattttatgtttttcgCTTCATCTAAAGCCTGAAAAGTCGGGAATCTTGTTAATAAGGACCCTGCAGCCAACAGTTTTTATGCTCTAATAAAAGGCTGCTGATCTTTAAAATTGGATAAAACACAGAATAACACAGCTATAGCTTGAACTCCAGTTATGagagcttagtgtgagtttacatcaaacgtcgtcactagcgagcgcgttaaaaaatatatatgaatcgttcttgaaagtttccgcaaggggcgctgtacaatccgttatacatgtcacttttttacgcagtcgacaccGAATGCGTTTGACATACGTAAacacactacgcccccagttGGTTAAATCAGTTTTACGCCAGTCTGTAAAGAAAAAGGTCTCGTCACATTAAAATCTTTTCGGCAGTCGAGGAGATAATCCCGGTGTCGCAGTACGAGCTGGCGCCAGAGATGGCGGCGCTGGTGGACGCGCACTGCGCGCTGTTCGTGTGGCTGGGCGCGCACGCCTGCCCGCGCGCCAAGGACGACGCGCGCGCGCTCGCTAAGGCCTACCTCGCGCAGGGTATGACACAAAACACGCTTTTCCTAAATATCTACCAGT
This genomic interval from Ostrinia nubilalis chromosome 3, ilOstNubi1.1, whole genome shotgun sequence contains the following:
- the LOC135087647 gene encoding villin-like protein quail; its protein translation is MHILEIGADQEDEGGSARAAEAAFRTVPRDHTAFLVWRISESGTEMLPRTHYGTFYDGEAYLIYSSSLSGQPAGPDVIRREIKENGSGEFAERHIHAWAGERSGALAALALRRGTQLAAHLGGPVVVHRETSTKETPRLLSYFRDGIRILRSGSGILNGGARLYRVRGRRPVLLQLEPVSWAQLAADGVFVLDTAALLVLWLGRAANLVEKIFGAKIAYRMARGSEKGITARRIAIAHDGYEQTLPLGDRTLLDTLLELRSRSVRPAAPPADPPRPARLYRVTQPQRVSLVTMPSQRPAARLEEVKRAPLYRADMADDGVYVVDSGVRGVWAWVGPNVTGSGAARGALAAARGLARARRYSGPVSLVPAGREPLEFAAMFRAWRWCDARRDIRLRAARSATTRLDAVSLATNSWLAAEAQLPDDGSGALRVWRVRGEDEAGAGATLAEVERPQAAAFYDQDCYIALYTYHAPTGDQSILYYWMGGSSPNDLRNLGAKEAKDLYVKLGRLPVQAWIYQGKEPAHFLQIFKGRMITYVGSATDYDPTGRRVVAPSRALIRVSGQYAREARGVEVRGGGGGGAGGRGACYVLREGARAWVWCAACATGDEREVAKNMAAADHTLVMQVEEIIPVSQYELAPEMAALVDAHCALFVWLGAHACPRAKDDARALAKAYLAQDPAARDPETPIIVLSQGREPPNFTGFFPHWKQTMWKGHKTFSAIISALEGKSIVQCGNSALQSGNSANRFDQYEKYPLAVLRGPKEHLPPDVDPLVKELYLTHDDFVATFGMPYSEFRALPAWKQKDMKKAVGLF